In Choloepus didactylus isolate mChoDid1 chromosome 6, mChoDid1.pri, whole genome shotgun sequence, one DNA window encodes the following:
- the RNASEH2C gene encoding ribonuclease H2 subunit C isoform X1, which translates to MERSDEEVAGKQRVHVRPATLRGAAPGTLHLLPCEVAGNRPAPVDCFFTPAIRQGPDGLEVSFRGRSLRGEEVAVPPGLVGCVLAMEEKGAVMTGLKGKQAFSGGSENDDEDEELQPLERDFDRFIGATATFSRFTLWGLETVPGPDAKVRGALTWPSLAAAIHAQVPED; encoded by the exons ATGGAGAGGAGCGACGAGGAGGTCGCGGGGAAGCAGCGCGTCCACGTGCGCCCCGCCACGCTCCGCGGTGCCGCCCCGGGCACGCTGCACCTCCTGCCTTGCGAGGTCGCGGGGAACCGGCCCGCCCCCGTGGACTGCTTCTTCACGCCCGCCATCCGCCAGGGGCCCGACG GGCTCGAGGTGTCGTTTCGGGGCCGCAGTCTTCGCGGCGAGGAGGTGGCGGTGCCGCCCGGCCTGGTGGGCTGCGTGCTGGCGATGGAAGAGAAGGGCGCGGTGATGACCGGGCTCAAAGGGAAGCAGGCCTTCTCGGGGGGTTCGGAGAATGACGACGAGGATGAGGAGCTGCAGCCGCTGGAGCGGGACTTC GACCGCTTTATCGGGGCCACCGCCACTTTCAGCCGCTTTACCCTATGGGGTCTGGAGACCGTCCCCGGCCCGGACGCTAAAGTGCGTGGCGCCCTGACCTGGCCCAGCCTCGCTGCAGCG ATTCACGCACAGGTGCCTGAGGACTGA
- the RNASEH2C gene encoding ribonuclease H2 subunit C isoform X2 has product MERSDEEVAGKQRVHVRPATLRGAAPGTLHLLPCEVAGNRPAPVDCFFTPAIRQGPDGLEVSFRGRSLRGEEVAVPPGLVGCVLAMEEKGAVMTGLKGKQAFSGGSENDDEDEELQPLERDFPLYPMGSGDRPRPGR; this is encoded by the exons ATGGAGAGGAGCGACGAGGAGGTCGCGGGGAAGCAGCGCGTCCACGTGCGCCCCGCCACGCTCCGCGGTGCCGCCCCGGGCACGCTGCACCTCCTGCCTTGCGAGGTCGCGGGGAACCGGCCCGCCCCCGTGGACTGCTTCTTCACGCCCGCCATCCGCCAGGGGCCCGACG GGCTCGAGGTGTCGTTTCGGGGCCGCAGTCTTCGCGGCGAGGAGGTGGCGGTGCCGCCCGGCCTGGTGGGCTGCGTGCTGGCGATGGAAGAGAAGGGCGCGGTGATGACCGGGCTCAAAGGGAAGCAGGCCTTCTCGGGGGGTTCGGAGAATGACGACGAGGATGAGGAGCTGCAGCCGCTGGAGCGGGACTTC CCGCTTTACCCTATGGGGTCTGGAGACCGTCCCCGGCCCGGACGCTAA
- the AP5B1 gene encoding AP-5 complex subunit beta-1, with protein MGPLSRETWAQRLGAFRASPSAFMAGPEGEGLGSDLLSDLRSEKLSEHTKVSLLTLTLEFPAQLWPDAPAAEAAASSLLDTLVLLPPRPSALRRPLLLAATTALAAGGALGPTSGASGRLLPLLLGLASGRDLGRGFGPASEQHLLQATACECLRELESCKPGLLGGCLGLLRGLLRHEGPVQPLSLLLALVLRNTLEVQARAGASLQGLLVASNSPTGDGHSPWDWTLAGEGDAHLQAQAPSWPAAEEGGRGLAALEPSPEETRELRAVVAQLLDASYLLTPVAQAQLLWLLGWALRGRRGQPPALFKPQLVRLLGTAQLALLHAVLALKAAFGEAMFTTQDEALLLRRLALAAQHPALPPPAHLFYLHCLLSFPENWPLGPTGEEAAPLLLGPQQCRGLLPSLLHDPLSLLARLHLLCLLSAENEEEEEGQVQSPRRYLEELLGGLRQMSALEGGPRALATLCFQASYLVVRCLAGHPTVLTPLTHGLAQLYQARPALAPHFVDFLDRVGPELGKPLKGMLREQVVSREGGDGALRWHLQMLATVVDRDAQSATLRFLRAAAAHCTDWSLEQALLRVCRALLWAGGGDGLVDFLQELAGQLEDPDGRDHARLYYILLAHLAGPKLGVALGPSLAAPALTSSLVAENQDFATALTVQAALPPLRLSVGPRGAEGPGPVLQLQLEAQEPLYSLELRFRVEGQLYAPLGAVHVPYLCPGRPRLLRLPLQPRRPAPTRLDVRALYTTPAGLTCHAQLPPLPVDFANLFLPFPRPPGGTGPGFFEELWASCLPQGAESRVWCPLGPQGLEALVSRHLEPFVVAAQPPASYSVAIRLPPASRLLLRLEAAQADGVPVALRTDDWAVLPLAGDYLRGLSAAV; from the exons ATGGGGCCGCTGAGCCGGGAAACCTGGGCCCAGCGCCTCGGGGCTTTCCGGGCCAGCCCGTCCGCCTTCATGGCGGGTCCCGAGGGCGAGGGTCTGGGTAGCGATCTGTTGAGTGACCTGAGGAGCGAGAAGTTGAGCGAACATACCAAG GTTTCCTTGCTGACCCTGACGTTGGAGTTCCCAGCCCAACTATGGCCCGATGCTCCTGCAGCTGAAGcggctgcctcctccctgctggacaCCCTGGTCCTTCTACCCCCACGACCCTCGGCTCTCCGGCGGCCCCTGCTGCTGGCGGCCACCACAGCCCTGGCAGCAGGAGGCGCGCTGGGGCCCACGTCCGGAGCGTCGGGCCGCCTCCTGCCCCTGCTGCTAGGCCTGGCCTCAGGCCGTGATCTGGGTCGAGGCTTTGGCCCTGCCTCGGAGCAGCACCTCCTGCAGGCCACAGCGTGTGAGTGCCTGCGGGAGCTAGAGAGCTGCAAGCCGGGGCTGCTGGGGGGCTGCCTGGGGCTGCTGCGGGGCCTGCTGAGGCATGAGGGCCCAGTCCAGCCCCTCAGCCTGCTGCTGGCCCTGGTTCTGCGTAACACCTTGGAGGTACAAGCCAGGGCTGGGGCCAGCCTGCAGGGCCTGCTTGTGGCCAGCAACTCCCCCACTGGGGATGGTCACAGCCCCTGGGACTGGACGCTAGCTGGAGAAGGTGATGCCCACCTACAGGCCCAGGCACCCAGCTGGCCAGCAGCTGAGGAGGGGGGACGTGGCCTTGCAGCGCTAGAGCCCAGTCCCGAGGAGACCCGGGAGCTGCGAGCTGTTGTGGCCCAGCTCCTGGACGCTTCCTACCTGCTCACTCCCGTGGCCCAGGcccagcttctgtggcttttggGCTGGGCCCTGCGGGGCAGGCGGGGACAGCCACCAGCGCTCTTCAAGCCACAGCTGGTGCGGCTGCTGGGCACGGCACAGTTGGCGCTGCTGCATGCCGTGCTGGCGCTCAAGGCGGCCTTCGGCGAGGCAATGTTCACGACCCAGGATGAGGCCCTGCTGCTCCGCCGGCTCGCCCTGGCTGCCCAGCACCCAGCCCTGCCCCCGCCTGCCCACCTCTTCTACCTGCACTGCCTCCTCAGCTTCCCCGAGAACTGGCCGCTGGGCCCCACGGGTGAGGAGGCTGCCCCGCTGCTGCTCGGGCCCCAGCAGTGCCGTGGCCTCCTGCCCAGCCTCCTGCACGACCCGCTGTCCCTCCTGGCTCGCTTGCATCTGCTCTGCCTGCTCAGTGCTGAGAacgaagaggaggaggaaggccaGGTTCAGAGCCCCCGGCGCTACCTGGAGGAACTGCTAGGTGGCCTGCGGCAGATGTCAGCCTTGGAGGGGGGCCCCCGGGCCTTGGCCACCCTCTGTTTCCAGGCCTCCTACCTGGTTGTGCGCTGCCTGGCCGGGCATCCCACGGTGCTGACACCCCTGACCCACGGGCTGGCCCAGCTGTACCAGGCCCGGCCTGCTCTGGCCCCTCATTTTGTGGACTTCTTGGATCGAGTGGGCCCAGAGCtggggaagccactgaaggggATGCTACGAGAACAGGTGGTGTCCAGAGAGGGCGGGGATGGGGCTCTGCGTTGGCACCTGCAGATGCTGGCAACAGTGGTGGACAGGGATGCCCAGAGCGCCACCCTCCGCTTCCTGCGGGCAGCAGCTGCCCACTGCACGGACTGGAGCCTCGAGCAGGCTCTGCTGCGGGTCTGCCGGGCCCTGctgtgggcagggggtggggacgGCCTGGTGGACTTCCTGCAGGAGCTGGCCGGGCAGCTGGAGGACCCTGACGGCCGGGACCATGCCCGCCTCTACTACATCCTCCTGGCCCACCTGGCAGGGCCCAAGCTGGGGGTGGCCCTGGGCCCCTCGCTCGCCGCCCCTGCCCTGACCTCTTCACTGGTGGCCGAGAACCAGGACTTTGCCACGGCGCTGACGGTGCAGGCAGCCTTGCCCCCGCTGCGGCTGAGTGTCGGTCCCCGCGGGGCGGAGGGCCCCGGCCCGGTGCTGCAGTTGCAGCTGGAGGCGCAGGAGCCGCTCTACTCTCTGGAGTTGCGCTTCCGTGTGGAGGGGCAGCTCTACGCACCCCTGGGCGCCGTCCACGTGCCCTACCTGTGCCCGGGCCGCCCTCGGCTCCTGCGTCTGCCCCTGCAGCCCCGACGGCCGGCCCCCACGCGGCTGGATGTCCGCGCCCTGTACACCACGCCCGCCGGCCTCACTTGCCACGCACAGCTGCCACCCCTGCCCGTGGACTTCGCCAATCTCTTCCTGCCTTTCCCACGGCCCCCCGGGGGGACCGGGCCCGGCTTCTTCGAGGAGCTCTGGGCCTCCTGCCTGCCACAGGGCGCCGAGAGTCGTGTGTGGTGCCCGCTGGGGCCGCAGGGGCTCGAGGCCTTGGTGTCCCGCCACCTGGAGCCCTTCGTGGTGGCGGCCCAGCCCCCCGCCAGCTACTCTGTAGCCATCCGCCTGCCCCCGGCCTCGAGGCTGCTGCTGCGGCTGGAGGCGGCCCAGGCGGACGGAGTGCCAGTGGCCCTACGCACCGACGACTGGGCCGTGCTGCCCCTGGCGGGGGACTACCTCCGTGGGCTGTCAGCCGCTGTCTGA